Proteins co-encoded in one Actinomadura luteofluorescens genomic window:
- a CDS encoding glycoside hydrolase family 6 protein: MKHPPARSGRGALRRGAAAASVAALLASGTVALAQAQASAAAGCKVDYTTNDWGTGFTASVTVTNLGDPISGGWTLEWDFAGNQQVTSGWNGTFAQSGKHVTVKSPSWAQTLATNATANPGFQGTYSGTNQAPAQFKLNGTVCTGSAGPTDPPTDPPTDPPPGNRVDNPYAGVKAYVNPEWSAKAAAEPGGSAVSNQPTGVWLDRIAAIQGANGSMGLRAHLDEALDQGAGVVQLVVYDLPGRDCSALASNGELGPDDLDKYKTQFIDPIAGILGDAKYAGLRIVTVVEIDSLPNLITNAGGRPTATPDCDTMKANGNYEKGVAYALQKLGALSNVYNYLDVGHHGWIGWDDNFAPTAQLLATVAQASGSKGNVAGFITNTANYGALQEPYYTINDSVNGTSVRQSKWVDWNRYVDELSYAQAFRQELVKDGFDSGIGMLVDTSRNGWGGANRPTGPGPKTSVDAYVDGSRTDRRIHLGNWCNQAGAGLGERPKAAPAAGIDAYVWMKPPGESDGASKEIPNDEGKGFDRMCDPTYTGNPRNNNNMSGALADAPLSGHWFSAQFQELLKNANPPVR; this comes from the coding sequence ATGAAACACCCCCCCGCGCGCAGCGGCCGCGGCGCCCTGCGCCGCGGCGCGGCGGCCGCCTCGGTGGCCGCGCTGCTCGCCTCAGGCACGGTCGCGCTGGCCCAGGCCCAGGCCAGCGCGGCCGCCGGCTGCAAGGTCGACTACACCACCAACGACTGGGGCACGGGCTTCACCGCCTCGGTGACGGTCACCAACCTCGGCGACCCGATCAGCGGCGGCTGGACGCTGGAGTGGGACTTCGCCGGCAACCAGCAGGTGACCTCGGGCTGGAACGGGACGTTCGCGCAGTCCGGCAAGCACGTCACCGTGAAGAGCCCGAGCTGGGCCCAGACGCTGGCGACCAACGCGACGGCCAACCCCGGCTTCCAGGGCACCTACTCCGGCACCAACCAGGCACCGGCCCAGTTCAAGCTGAACGGGACCGTCTGCACCGGGTCGGCGGGACCGACCGACCCGCCCACCGACCCGCCCACCGATCCGCCTCCGGGCAACCGCGTCGACAACCCCTACGCCGGGGTGAAGGCGTACGTGAACCCCGAGTGGTCGGCCAAGGCGGCGGCCGAGCCCGGCGGCAGCGCGGTGTCCAACCAGCCGACCGGCGTGTGGCTGGACAGGATCGCCGCGATCCAGGGGGCGAACGGCTCCATGGGCCTGCGCGCCCACCTCGACGAGGCCCTCGACCAGGGCGCCGGTGTGGTCCAGCTCGTCGTCTACGACCTGCCCGGGCGTGACTGCTCCGCGCTGGCGTCCAACGGCGAGCTCGGCCCGGACGACCTCGACAAGTACAAGACGCAGTTCATCGACCCGATCGCGGGGATCCTCGGCGACGCGAAGTACGCCGGCCTGCGGATCGTCACGGTCGTGGAGATCGACTCGCTGCCGAACCTCATCACCAACGCCGGAGGCCGGCCGACCGCCACCCCGGACTGCGACACCATGAAGGCCAACGGCAACTACGAGAAGGGCGTCGCCTACGCGCTGCAGAAGCTCGGCGCCCTCTCCAACGTCTACAACTACCTCGACGTCGGCCACCACGGCTGGATCGGCTGGGACGACAACTTCGCCCCGACCGCGCAGCTGCTCGCCACCGTCGCGCAGGCGTCCGGCTCCAAGGGCAACGTCGCCGGGTTCATCACCAACACCGCCAACTACGGAGCCCTGCAGGAGCCGTACTACACCATCAACGACAGCGTGAACGGCACGTCCGTCCGCCAGTCCAAGTGGGTCGACTGGAACCGGTACGTCGACGAGCTGTCCTACGCGCAGGCGTTCCGGCAGGAACTCGTCAAGGACGGGTTCGACTCGGGCATCGGCATGCTGGTCGACACGAGCCGCAACGGCTGGGGCGGCGCGAACCGCCCGACCGGCCCCGGCCCGAAGACCAGCGTGGACGCCTACGTGGACGGCAGCCGGACCGACCGGCGCATCCACCTCGGCAACTGGTGCAACCAGGCGGGCGCGGGCCTCGGCGAGCGGCCCAAGGCGGCCCCCGCCGCCGGCATCGACGCCTACGTGTGGATGAAGCCCCCGGGCGAGTCGGACGGCGCCAGCAAGGAGATCCCGAACGACGAGGGCAAGGGCTTCGACCGGATGTGCGACCCCACGTACACCGGC
- a CDS encoding cellulase family glycosylhydrolase, with product MRSLSPRTAAVAALTGAICAAGSLVAGTGTVLGAPPARAAVACEVGYTVNDWGTGFTAAVTITNRGPAVNGWTLTYSYTGNQRLTGGWNGRWTQSGKTVTVANESWNAALATGASAQAGAQFAYSGANAAPTAFALNGTACNGGGEPTDPPTTPPPGGAAPKLKVSGNRFVDAAGAAVRLRGVNRSGGEFACVQGNGIWDGPMDAASVAAIRNWNVNAVRVPLNSDCWLGLDNVDPAYRGTAYQNAIRNYVGLLEENGITPILELHWSRGLWTGYDSHCQTAAAECQKPMPDAQYATEFWKQLGTAYKGDTAVVFDLFNEPYPNNLQTMDYAQSWKCWRDGGSACTGLTYEAAGMQDLLDAVRATGAQNVVMVAGSSYSNDLGQWLAQKPSDPTGNLAAAWHSYNFNYCKDASCWDQQIALVAAQVPLVAGEIGENTCGHSYVDSLMTWLDARGASYLGWTWNTWDCSSGPSLISSYDGTPTAYGAGLRDHLRSAR from the coding sequence ATGAGATCGCTTTCCCCGCGCACCGCCGCGGTGGCCGCGCTGACCGGCGCGATCTGTGCCGCGGGCTCGCTCGTCGCGGGCACCGGGACCGTGCTCGGCGCGCCGCCGGCCCGCGCCGCGGTCGCCTGCGAGGTCGGCTACACCGTCAACGACTGGGGCACCGGCTTCACCGCCGCCGTCACGATCACCAACCGGGGCCCGGCCGTGAACGGCTGGACGCTGACGTACTCCTACACCGGGAACCAGCGCCTCACCGGCGGATGGAACGGCCGGTGGACGCAGTCCGGCAAGACCGTCACGGTCGCCAACGAGAGCTGGAACGCGGCCCTCGCGACCGGAGCGTCCGCGCAGGCCGGAGCACAGTTCGCCTACAGCGGCGCGAACGCCGCGCCGACCGCCTTCGCGCTCAACGGGACGGCCTGCAACGGCGGCGGCGAGCCCACCGATCCCCCGACCACTCCCCCGCCCGGCGGCGCCGCCCCCAAGCTGAAGGTCTCCGGCAACAGGTTCGTGGACGCCGCCGGCGCCGCGGTGCGCCTGCGCGGGGTGAACCGTTCCGGCGGCGAGTTCGCCTGCGTCCAGGGGAACGGCATCTGGGACGGCCCGATGGACGCGGCCTCGGTGGCCGCGATCAGGAACTGGAATGTCAACGCCGTCCGGGTGCCGCTCAACTCCGACTGCTGGCTGGGCTTGGACAACGTCGATCCCGCCTACCGCGGAACCGCCTACCAGAACGCCATCAGGAATTACGTGGGGCTGCTCGAAGAGAACGGCATCACGCCCATCCTGGAACTGCACTGGAGCCGCGGATTGTGGACGGGCTATGACAGCCATTGCCAGACCGCGGCCGCGGAATGCCAGAAACCGATGCCGGACGCGCAGTACGCGACGGAATTCTGGAAGCAGCTCGGCACCGCCTACAAGGGCGACACGGCGGTCGTGTTCGACCTGTTCAACGAGCCGTACCCGAACAACCTCCAGACCATGGACTACGCCCAGTCGTGGAAGTGCTGGCGCGACGGCGGCTCCGCCTGCACGGGCCTGACCTACGAGGCGGCCGGGATGCAGGACCTCCTCGACGCCGTCCGCGCCACCGGCGCGCAGAACGTCGTCATGGTCGCGGGCAGCAGCTACTCCAACGACCTCGGCCAGTGGCTCGCCCAGAAGCCGTCCGACCCCACGGGGAACCTGGCGGCCGCGTGGCACTCCTACAACTTCAACTACTGCAAGGACGCGTCCTGCTGGGACCAGCAGATCGCGCTGGTGGCCGCGCAGGTCCCGCTCGTCGCCGGCGAGATCGGCGAGAACACCTGCGGCCACTCCTACGTCGACTCGCTCATGACCTGGCTGGACGCGCGCGGAGCGTCCTACCTCGGCTGGACGTGGAACACCTGGGACTGCTCCAGCGGCCCGTCGCTGATCAGTTCCTACGACGGCACCCCGACCGCCTACGGCGCCGGACTACGCGACCACCTGCGCTCCGCCCGCTGA
- a CDS encoding LacI family DNA-binding transcriptional regulator — protein sequence MTVTHPPHDPALPDRPPTLAHVAQLAGVSPATASRVLNGSARVSRAARLQVEAAVERLGYVRRRSGPPDRESSGTIAAVVCEDGCRVLGDPFFARLLWGVRRELGGRAPLVLLMAGRADEWRATTGYLRGGRAEGVLLVGARRDQVAPLVQAAAGAPVVLAGRPLDEVALPYVDVDNRGGAHAAVRHLLASGRRRIGTITGPADMGAAVDRLAGYRLAAREAGMGVNGLVCQGDFGRLSGERAMRRLLERRPDVDAVLAASDQMAVGALSALRRAGRRVPDDVAVVGFDDAPVAQQVRPRLTTVRQPAEDLGARLARELRACTGGRPNTERGVVLRTKLIIRESG from the coding sequence GTGACCGTCACCCACCCCCCGCACGACCCCGCCCTCCCCGACCGACCGCCCACCCTCGCCCACGTCGCGCAGCTGGCCGGCGTGTCGCCGGCCACGGCGTCACGCGTCCTGAACGGGTCCGCGCGCGTCAGCAGGGCGGCCCGCCTTCAGGTCGAGGCGGCGGTCGAGCGGCTCGGCTACGTCCGGCGCCGCAGCGGCCCTCCCGACCGGGAGTCGTCCGGCACCATCGCCGCCGTCGTCTGCGAGGACGGCTGCCGCGTCCTCGGCGACCCGTTCTTCGCGCGCCTGCTGTGGGGCGTGCGCCGCGAGCTCGGCGGCCGCGCGCCGCTCGTCCTCCTCATGGCCGGCCGGGCGGACGAGTGGCGGGCGACCACCGGCTACCTGCGCGGCGGGCGGGCCGAGGGCGTGCTGCTCGTCGGCGCCCGCCGCGACCAGGTCGCCCCGCTCGTGCAGGCCGCCGCCGGCGCCCCGGTGGTGCTCGCCGGGCGCCCCCTCGACGAGGTGGCGCTGCCGTACGTCGACGTCGACAACCGGGGCGGCGCGCACGCCGCCGTCCGGCACCTGCTGGCCTCGGGCCGCCGCCGGATCGGTACCATCACCGGGCCGGCCGACATGGGCGCCGCCGTGGACCGGCTCGCCGGCTACCGGCTCGCGGCGCGCGAGGCCGGGATGGGCGTCAACGGGCTGGTCTGCCAGGGCGACTTCGGCCGGCTGTCCGGCGAGCGCGCGATGCGCCGCCTGCTGGAGCGCCGGCCGGACGTCGACGCCGTGCTCGCCGCGTCCGACCAGATGGCGGTCGGCGCGCTGAGCGCGCTGCGCCGGGCGGGCCGCCGCGTCCCCGACGACGTCGCGGTCGTCGGGTTCGACGACGCCCCGGTCGCCCAGCAGGTCCGCCCCCGGCTGACGACCGTCCGGCAGCCGGCCGAGGACCTCGGCGCCCGGCTGGCGCGCGAGCTGCGCGCCTGCACCGGCGGCAGGCCGAACACCGAGCGCGGCGTCGTGCTGCGCACCAAGTTGATCATCCGGGAGTCCGGCTGA
- a CDS encoding glycoside hydrolase family 48 protein — MRRHQRWRAFTAVSATLALLCGGLGVMAPAHAAAAACKVVYKKNDWGGGFTASIDITNQGDALDGWKLTYAYSGDQKLASGWSAKWSQSGRQVTAENESWNRTLASGASVNVGAQFTYSGTNTDPTAFSLNGTPCNQSSSAPTVALTSPSAGATYSVGAAVPIAATAAAGSGATVSKVEFFDQDGSLGAADTTAPYGMTWTPTAAGSYSVYARVTDSTGATAESAPVGVTVTAAASVVASPAALTVAQGAKAAYAVKLSQAPSTTVTVTTTRTAGNTGLSVTGGGTLTFTPQNWSTAQNVTITADASGTGQATFTSTASGYAAAKVTATEVANSGGTYTQRFLDQYNKIKDPANGYFSPEGIPYHSVETFMVEAPDHGHETTSEAYSYLIWLEAMYGKVTQNWAPFNASWALMEKYMIPTHADQPTNSFYNASKPATYAAEHPEVSDYPSLIDGSVPVGQDPIASELKSAYGTDDIYGMHWLQDVDNVYGYGNTPGGGCEQGPSADGPSYINTYQRGAQESVFETVPQPTCDKFAFGGTNGYLDLFIKDSSYAKQWKFTDAPDADARAIQAAYWANAWAKDQGKSGDVSSTVAKAGKMGDYLRYSFFDKYFKKIGDCDSPSSCPAGSGKDSEHYLLSWYYAWGGANDTNAGWAWRIGDGASHFGYQNPLAAYALVNDAALAPKGATAKADWGKSLTRQLQLYKWLQSAEGAIAGGVTNSWEGSYSAPPAGLTEFFGMAYDWQPVYHDPPSNQWFGFQAWSMERVAEYYQVTGDASAKAILDKWVSWALSQTTVDPSTGGIKIPSTLKWTGQPDANWSAATGMPPANTGLHVSVQDYTDDVGVAAAYAKTLAYYAAESGDAAAKQAAKDLLDAIWKHTDAKGVSVQETRSDYKRLTDPVYVPSGWSGKMPNGDPINSSSTFMSIRSFYKSDPDYARVWAYASGQSSTAPVFTYHRFWAQADIALAMADYGRLFNE, encoded by the coding sequence GTGAGAAGACACCAACGATGGCGCGCGTTCACGGCGGTGAGCGCGACGCTGGCCCTGCTGTGCGGCGGCCTGGGCGTGATGGCCCCGGCGCACGCCGCCGCGGCGGCGTGCAAGGTCGTCTACAAGAAGAACGACTGGGGCGGCGGCTTCACCGCGAGCATCGACATCACCAACCAGGGCGACGCGCTCGACGGCTGGAAGCTGACCTACGCCTACTCGGGCGACCAGAAGCTGGCGAGCGGCTGGTCGGCGAAGTGGTCGCAGTCGGGCCGGCAGGTCACCGCCGAGAACGAGAGCTGGAACAGGACGCTCGCCTCCGGCGCCTCGGTGAACGTCGGCGCGCAGTTCACCTACAGCGGGACGAACACCGACCCCACCGCGTTCAGCCTCAACGGCACCCCGTGCAACCAGAGCTCGTCCGCTCCGACGGTGGCGCTGACGAGCCCGTCCGCCGGCGCGACGTACTCGGTGGGCGCCGCGGTGCCGATCGCCGCCACCGCGGCGGCCGGGTCCGGCGCGACCGTGTCCAAGGTCGAGTTCTTCGACCAGGACGGGTCGCTCGGCGCCGCCGACACCACCGCCCCGTACGGGATGACCTGGACGCCCACCGCGGCCGGTTCCTACTCCGTCTACGCCAGGGTGACCGACAGCACCGGGGCGACGGCCGAGTCGGCGCCGGTGGGCGTCACGGTGACGGCCGCGGCGAGCGTCGTGGCGAGCCCGGCCGCGCTGACCGTCGCGCAGGGCGCCAAGGCCGCGTACGCGGTGAAGCTGTCGCAGGCCCCGTCCACGACGGTGACCGTGACGACGACCCGGACCGCGGGCAACACCGGCCTGTCGGTGACCGGCGGCGGGACGCTGACCTTCACGCCGCAGAACTGGTCCACCGCCCAGAACGTGACGATCACCGCGGACGCCTCCGGGACGGGCCAGGCGACCTTCACCTCCACCGCGTCCGGCTACGCGGCGGCCAAGGTCACCGCGACCGAGGTGGCGAACTCCGGCGGCACCTACACCCAGCGGTTCCTCGACCAGTACAACAAGATCAAGGACCCGGCCAACGGCTACTTCAGCCCCGAGGGCATCCCGTACCACTCGGTGGAGACGTTCATGGTCGAGGCCCCCGACCACGGCCACGAGACGACGTCGGAGGCCTACAGCTACCTGATCTGGCTGGAGGCCATGTACGGCAAGGTCACGCAGAACTGGGCCCCCTTCAACGCCTCCTGGGCGCTGATGGAGAAGTACATGATCCCGACGCACGCGGACCAGCCGACGAACTCGTTCTACAACGCCTCCAAGCCCGCCACCTACGCCGCCGAGCACCCGGAGGTGAGCGACTACCCGTCGCTGATCGACGGCAGCGTCCCGGTCGGCCAGGACCCGATCGCGAGCGAGCTGAAGTCCGCCTACGGCACCGACGACATCTACGGCATGCACTGGCTGCAGGACGTGGACAACGTCTACGGGTACGGCAACACGCCCGGCGGCGGCTGCGAGCAGGGCCCGAGCGCGGACGGCCCCTCCTACATCAACACCTACCAGCGCGGTGCGCAGGAGTCGGTGTTCGAGACCGTCCCGCAGCCGACGTGCGACAAGTTCGCCTTCGGCGGCACCAACGGCTACCTCGACCTGTTCATCAAGGACTCGTCCTACGCCAAGCAGTGGAAGTTCACCGACGCGCCCGACGCCGACGCGCGCGCCATCCAGGCCGCGTACTGGGCGAACGCCTGGGCCAAGGACCAGGGCAAGTCCGGCGACGTCTCGTCCACCGTGGCCAAGGCGGGCAAGATGGGCGACTACCTGCGCTACTCGTTCTTCGACAAGTACTTCAAGAAGATCGGCGACTGCGACTCGCCCTCGTCCTGCCCGGCCGGGTCGGGCAAGGACAGCGAGCACTACCTGCTGTCCTGGTACTACGCGTGGGGCGGCGCGAACGACACGAACGCCGGCTGGGCGTGGCGCATCGGCGACGGCGCCTCGCACTTCGGCTACCAGAACCCCCTGGCCGCCTACGCCCTGGTGAACGATGCCGCGCTCGCGCCCAAGGGCGCGACGGCCAAGGCCGACTGGGGCAAGAGCCTCACCCGGCAGCTCCAGCTCTACAAGTGGCTCCAGTCCGCCGAGGGCGCGATCGCCGGAGGCGTCACCAACAGCTGGGAGGGCAGCTACAGCGCGCCCCCGGCCGGCCTGACCGAGTTCTTCGGGATGGCCTACGACTGGCAGCCCGTCTACCACGACCCGCCGAGCAACCAGTGGTTCGGCTTCCAGGCGTGGTCGATGGAGCGCGTGGCCGAGTACTACCAGGTCACCGGAGACGCGTCCGCCAAGGCGATCCTCGACAAGTGGGTCTCCTGGGCGCTGTCGCAGACGACGGTCGACCCGTCCACCGGCGGCATCAAGATCCCGTCCACCCTCAAGTGGACGGGGCAGCCGGACGCGAACTGGTCGGCCGCCACCGGGATGCCGCCCGCCAACACCGGCCTGCACGTCTCGGTGCAGGACTACACCGACGACGTCGGCGTGGCCGCCGCGTACGCCAAGACCCTGGCGTACTACGCCGCCGAGTCCGGTGACGCGGCCGCCAAGCAGGCCGCCAAGGACCTGCTCGACGCCATCTGGAAGCACACCGACGCCAAGGGCGTCTCCGTGCAGGAGACCCGGTCCGACTACAAGCGCCTCACCGACCCGGTCTACGTCCCCTCCGGCTGGAGCGGCAAGATGCCGAACGGCGACCCGATCAACTCCAGTTCGACCTTCATGTCCATCCGCTCCTTCTACAAGAGCGACCCCGACTACGCGCGCGTCTGGGCGTACGCCAGCGGCCAGAGTTCCACGGCGCCGGTGTTCACCTACCACCGCTTCTGGGCCCAGGCCGACATAGCCCTGGCCATGGCCGACTACGGCCGCCTCTTCAACGAGTGA
- the dinB gene encoding DNA polymerase IV codes for MSAGATILHADLDAFYASVEQRDDPALRGRPVIVGAGVVLAASYEAKACGVRTAMSGGQARRLCPRAVVVRPRMSAYSAASKAVFAVFRATTPLVEGLSIDEAFLDADGLRRPPVDVAVRLRRAIAEEVGLPITVGVARTKFLAKVASGVAKPDGLLVVPPDGELEFLRPLPVRRLWGVGPATAAKLAGFGVRTVGDVAGMPESTLVSMLGPGAGRHLYALAHNRDPRPVRAGVRRRSMGAQRALGRRPRTAAELDAMLVGLADRLGGRLRKARRVCRTVTLRLRFGDYARATRSHTLAQATAETSAVLAAARGLLAAAMPLVDERGLTLIGLSLGNLHDDRAVQLTLPFDQAMAVDGAVDGVRDRFGSSAITRAVLLGRDQGDPVPLLPD; via the coding sequence GTGTCCGCCGGTGCGACGATCCTGCATGCCGACCTGGACGCGTTCTACGCGTCGGTCGAGCAGCGGGACGACCCCGCGCTGCGGGGGCGGCCGGTGATCGTCGGGGCGGGCGTGGTGCTGGCGGCGAGCTACGAGGCCAAGGCCTGCGGCGTGCGAACGGCGATGAGCGGCGGGCAGGCCCGCCGGCTGTGCCCGCGGGCGGTCGTCGTCCGGCCGCGCATGAGCGCCTACAGCGCGGCGAGCAAGGCGGTCTTCGCGGTGTTCCGCGCCACGACGCCGCTGGTGGAGGGCCTGTCGATCGACGAGGCGTTCCTCGACGCCGACGGGCTGCGCCGCCCGCCCGTCGACGTGGCCGTCCGGCTGCGGCGCGCGATCGCCGAGGAGGTCGGGCTGCCGATCACGGTCGGGGTGGCCCGCACCAAGTTCCTCGCCAAGGTCGCCAGCGGCGTCGCCAAGCCCGACGGGCTCCTGGTGGTGCCGCCGGACGGCGAGCTGGAGTTCCTGCGCCCGCTGCCGGTGCGGCGGCTGTGGGGCGTGGGGCCCGCGACCGCGGCCAAGCTCGCCGGGTTCGGCGTGCGGACGGTCGGGGACGTGGCCGGCATGCCGGAGTCCACGCTGGTGTCGATGCTCGGCCCGGGGGCGGGCCGCCACCTGTACGCGCTGGCGCACAACCGCGACCCGCGCCCCGTGCGGGCGGGCGTGCGGCGGCGGTCGATGGGGGCGCAGCGGGCGCTCGGCCGCCGTCCCCGCACGGCGGCGGAGCTGGACGCGATGCTCGTCGGGCTGGCCGACCGGCTCGGCGGCCGGCTGCGCAAGGCCCGCCGCGTCTGCCGGACGGTCACCCTCCGGCTGCGGTTCGGCGACTACGCCCGGGCCACGCGCTCGCACACGCTGGCCCAGGCCACCGCCGAGACCTCCGCGGTCCTGGCGGCGGCGCGGGGCCTGCTCGCCGCGGCCATGCCACTGGTCGACGAGCGCGGACTGACGCTGATCGGCCTCTCGCTCGGCAACCTGCACGACGACCGCGCCGTCCAGCTCACCCTGCCCTTCGACCAGGCGATGGCGGTGGACGGCGCGGTCGACGGCGTCCGTGACCGGTTCGGCTCGTCCGCCATCACCCGCGCCGTGCTGCTCGGCCGGGACCAGGGCGACCCGGTGCCGCTGCTGCCCGACTGA